From the Chitinophaga lutea genome, one window contains:
- a CDS encoding LacI family DNA-binding transcriptional regulator — protein MKRHQITIIDIAKELNLSKSTVSRALTGHKSVKPETRQAVLELAEKLDYQRNMLAISLITKKTNTIGIIVPEFNSSYFPTAIIGAQEVASKAGYSTVICQSDESYETEVANTKVMLANQVDGILVSITKETRNYDHLKIFQRKGIPIVFFNRVCDEMDVPKVIVDDYDGSFRAVSYLIESGRKRIAHLAGPSSLKISEKRLNGYKAALRKHNIPQDEELMITYDLNIDKVKIYVNHLLNLDNPPDAIFAVNDPTAIETIQVIRKRGLRVPEDIAVVGFSNDFVSGLIDPPLTTVSQPVREIGRTAAQLLIDQINREVSDWKSIIRVLKTELVIRKSS, from the coding sequence ATGAAAAGGCACCAGATCACCATTATCGACATTGCGAAGGAGCTGAATCTCTCCAAATCCACCGTTTCGCGGGCATTGACGGGGCATAAGAGCGTGAAGCCGGAAACCCGGCAGGCCGTGCTGGAGCTGGCCGAAAAGCTCGACTATCAGCGGAATATGCTGGCCATCAGCCTCATCACGAAAAAGACCAATACCATCGGCATCATCGTGCCCGAATTCAACAGTTCCTACTTTCCCACGGCCATCATCGGCGCGCAGGAGGTGGCCAGCAAGGCCGGGTATTCCACGGTGATCTGCCAGAGCGATGAAAGTTATGAAACGGAAGTAGCCAATACGAAAGTGATGCTGGCCAACCAGGTAGACGGCATCCTGGTGTCGATCACCAAAGAAACGCGCAACTATGATCACCTGAAAATATTCCAGCGGAAGGGAATTCCCATTGTTTTTTTCAACCGGGTGTGCGATGAGATGGACGTGCCGAAAGTGATCGTGGACGATTACGATGGTTCTTTCCGTGCGGTGAGTTACCTGATCGAGTCTGGCAGGAAGCGCATCGCCCACCTGGCCGGCCCCTCTTCCCTGAAAATTTCCGAAAAGCGGCTGAACGGCTATAAGGCGGCGTTGCGCAAACACAACATCCCGCAGGATGAGGAGCTGATGATCACATACGACCTTAATATCGACAAGGTGAAAATTTACGTGAACCACCTGCTGAACCTCGACAATCCGCCCGACGCGATTTTCGCCGTCAACGACCCTACAGCGATCGAAACCATCCAGGTGATCCGCAAAAGAGGGCTGCGGGTGCCGGAAGACATCGCAGTGGTCGGTTTCAGCAACGATTTCGTGTCCGGCCTCATCGATCCGCCGCTTACCACGGTATCGCAGCCCGTCCGCGAAATCGGGCGCACGGCGGCGCAATTGCTGATCGACCAGATCAACCGCGAGGTGTCTGACTGGAAGTCCATCATCCGCGTATTAAAAACGGAACTGGTGATACGCAAATCGAGCTAG